One window from the genome of Pseudomonas fluorescens encodes:
- a CDS encoding secondary thiamine-phosphate synthase enzyme YjbQ yields MWQQTLITLRARPRGFHLVTDELLAGLPEVQACRVGLLHLWLQHTSASLTINENADPAVRRDFERFFNRLIPQGTAGYEHNDEGLDDLPAHFKASVLGCQLSLPVTAGRLALGTWQGVYLGEHRDHGGARKVLATLYGEGA; encoded by the coding sequence ATGTGGCAACAGACGCTGATAACCCTGCGGGCAAGGCCCCGGGGCTTTCATCTGGTGACGGACGAGTTGCTGGCCGGCCTGCCTGAAGTCCAGGCGTGTCGTGTCGGTCTGTTGCATCTGTGGCTGCAGCATACCTCGGCCTCGTTGACCATCAACGAGAACGCCGATCCGGCGGTACGTCGAGACTTCGAACGATTTTTCAATCGGCTGATCCCACAAGGAACCGCCGGCTATGAGCACAACGACGAAGGCTTGGACGACCTCCCGGCGCACTTCAAGGCCAGTGTGCTCGGTTGCCAGCTCAGCCTGCCGGTTACGGCGGGACGGCTGGCATTGGGAACCTGGCAAGGTGTTTATCTGGGCGAGCACCGTGATCACGGCGGTGCTCGTAAAGTCCTCGCCACCTTGTACGGTGAAGGGGCATAA
- the sutA gene encoding transcriptional regulator SutA has translation MSDDDLENDDLEVGDEDETEEGLEVAAEDVAEDDGADVPTPTAKGKAKAAVSVDELPSVEAKNKERDALAKAMEEFLARGGKVQEVEANVVADPPKKPDNKYGSRPI, from the coding sequence ATGAGCGACGATGATCTGGAAAACGACGACCTCGAAGTAGGCGACGAAGACGAGACCGAAGAAGGCCTTGAAGTGGCGGCTGAAGACGTTGCCGAAGACGATGGCGCCGACGTTCCGACGCCTACCGCCAAGGGCAAGGCCAAGGCCGCGGTGTCGGTCGACGAGTTGCCGAGCGTAGAGGCCAAGAACAAGGAGCGTGATGCCCTCGCCAAGGCCATGGAGGAGTTCCTGGCCAGGGGCGGTAAGGTGCAGGAAGTGGAAGCCAACGTGGTCGCTGATCCGCCCAAGAAGCCTGACAACAAGTACGGCAGCCGCCCTATCTGA
- a CDS encoding HAD family hydrolase, whose translation MTIELITFDLDDTLWDTAPVIASAEAILRQWLSDNAPNLGGLPVEHLFSIREQVLREEPNLKHRISALRRRVLFRALQEAGYDQWHASELADQAFETFLHARHQLEIFPEVQPTLEILANHFALGVVTNGNADVRRLGLADYFKFALCAEDIGIAKPDARLFHEALQRGGATAQTAVHVGDHPGDDIAGAQQAGLRAVWFNPAGKPWNADHAPDAEIRSLTELPGLLAGWHSQP comes from the coding sequence ATGACCATCGAACTCATCACTTTCGACCTGGACGACACCCTGTGGGACACCGCCCCGGTAATCGCCAGCGCCGAAGCCATACTCCGCCAATGGCTGAGCGACAACGCACCGAACCTGGGCGGGCTGCCGGTGGAGCATCTTTTTTCGATCCGCGAGCAAGTGTTGCGCGAAGAACCCAACCTCAAGCATCGCATCAGTGCGCTGCGCCGGCGGGTGCTGTTCCGTGCCTTGCAGGAAGCCGGCTACGACCAGTGGCACGCCTCTGAACTGGCGGACCAGGCCTTCGAGACGTTCCTGCACGCCCGTCATCAGCTGGAGATTTTTCCCGAGGTGCAGCCCACCCTGGAAATCCTGGCCAATCATTTCGCCCTCGGCGTGGTCACCAATGGCAACGCCGACGTGCGACGCCTGGGGCTGGCGGACTACTTCAAGTTCGCCTTGTGCGCCGAAGACATCGGCATCGCCAAGCCTGACGCCCGATTGTTCCACGAAGCCCTGCAGCGCGGCGGCGCCACGGCACAGACCGCCGTGCACGTTGGCGATCACCCGGGCGACGACATCGCTGGCGCCCAACAGGCCGGCCTGCGCGCGGTGTGGTTCAACCCGGCAGGCAAGCCCTGGAATGCCGACCATGCGCCGGACGCGGAAATTCGCAGCCTGACCGAACTGCCGGGGCTGTTGGCGGGTTGGCATAGCCAACCCTGA
- the xerC gene encoding tyrosine recombinase XerC: protein MERQLDAYCEHLRSERQVSPHTLLAYRRDLEKVLGWCQKQNIGSWSALDIQRLRSLIARLHQQGQSSRSLARLLSAVRGLYHYLNREGLCDHDPATGLAPPKGERRLPKTLDTDRALQLLEGAVEDDFLARRDQAILELFYSSGLRLSELTGLNLDQLDLADGMVQVLGKGSKTRLLPVGRKAREALELWLPLRALANPADDAVFVSQRGRRLGPRAIQLRVKAAGERELGQNLHPHMLRHSFASHLLESSQDLRAVQELLGHSDIKTTQIYTHLDFQHLATVYDSAHPRAKRIKGDES, encoded by the coding sequence ATGGAGCGGCAACTGGACGCCTACTGCGAACACCTGCGCAGTGAGCGCCAGGTGTCGCCCCACACGTTGTTGGCCTATCGCCGCGACTTGGAAAAAGTACTGGGCTGGTGCCAGAAGCAGAACATCGGCAGTTGGTCGGCCCTGGACATCCAGCGCTTGCGCAGCCTGATCGCCCGCCTGCATCAACAGGGACAGTCCTCCCGCAGCCTGGCGCGACTGTTGTCGGCGGTGCGCGGCCTGTATCACTACCTCAATCGCGAAGGCCTGTGCGATCACGATCCGGCTACCGGCCTGGCACCGCCCAAGGGCGAACGCCGGCTGCCGAAGACCCTCGACACCGACCGCGCCCTGCAATTGCTTGAAGGCGCCGTCGAAGATGACTTCCTGGCCCGGCGCGACCAGGCGATTCTCGAGCTGTTCTATTCTTCCGGCCTGCGGCTTTCGGAGCTGACGGGGCTTAACCTGGATCAACTGGACCTGGCCGACGGCATGGTCCAGGTGCTTGGCAAGGGCAGCAAGACCCGCCTGCTGCCTGTCGGCCGCAAGGCCCGTGAAGCCCTGGAGCTGTGGCTGCCCCTGCGGGCCCTGGCCAACCCCGCCGACGACGCGGTATTCGTCAGCCAACGCGGTCGGCGCCTCGGCCCGCGGGCGATTCAGCTGCGGGTCAAGGCCGCCGGCGAACGCGAGTTGGGGCAGAACCTGCACCCGCACATGCTCAGGCACTCCTTCGCCAGCCATCTGCTGGAATCCTCCCAGGACCTGCGCGCCGTTCAAGAGCTGCTGGGCCACTCGGACATCAAGACGACCCAGATCTACACCCACCTGGACTTCCAGCACCTGGCGACGGTCTACGACAGTGCCCACCCCAGGGCCAAACGCATCAAGGGCGACGAATCATGA
- a CDS encoding DUF484 family protein: protein MTDQPQVPAPQPDESPSLPEVAAVTAYLEAHPDFFVEHEELLATMRIPHRRGDTVSLVEHQMKILRERNIEMRHRLSHLMDVARDNDRLFDKTRRLILALMDASTLEDLVMSVEDSLRQDFQVPFVSLILFGDNAMPVGRWVTHAEAQTAIGGLLTENKSVSGSLREHELDFLFGEEQRKQIGSTAVVAIAHQGVHGVLAIASRDPQHYKSSVGTLFLSYIAEVTGRVLPRVAGSLRSVR from the coding sequence ATGACCGATCAGCCACAGGTTCCAGCCCCACAGCCCGACGAATCTCCCAGCCTTCCAGAAGTCGCGGCGGTGACCGCTTACCTGGAGGCTCATCCGGACTTCTTCGTCGAGCATGAAGAACTGCTTGCGACGATGCGCATCCCCCACCGGCGCGGCGACACCGTGTCGCTGGTGGAGCACCAGATGAAGATCCTGCGCGAGCGCAACATCGAAATGCGCCATCGTCTTTCGCACCTGATGGACGTGGCCCGGGACAACGACCGGCTCTTCGACAAGACCCGTCGGCTGATCCTGGCCCTGATGGACGCCAGCACCCTCGAAGACCTGGTCATGAGCGTCGAAGACAGCCTGCGCCAGGACTTCCAGGTGCCCTTTGTCAGCCTGATCCTGTTTGGCGACAACGCCATGCCGGTGGGCCGCTGGGTGACCCACGCCGAAGCGCAGACGGCCATCGGCGGCCTGCTCACGGAAAACAAAAGCGTCAGCGGCAGCCTGCGCGAACATGAGTTGGACTTCCTGTTCGGCGAAGAACAGCGCAAGCAGATCGGCTCCACTGCCGTCGTCGCCATCGCCCACCAGGGCGTGCATGGCGTACTGGCCATCGCCAGCCGCGATCCGCAGCACTACAAGAGTTCGGTGGGCACGCTGTTCTTGAGCTACATCGCCGAAGTCACCGGCCGGGTGCTGCCAAGAGTCGCCGGTTCGCTGCGCTCGGTACGCTGA
- the dapF gene encoding diaminopimelate epimerase has product MLLRFTKMHGLGNDFMVLDLVSQHAHILPKHAKQWGDRHTGIGFDQLLIVEAPNNPDVDFRYRIFNADGSEVEQCGNGARCFARFVLDKRLTAKRQIRVETKSGIIELDVRSDGQIGVNMGAPRLVPADIPFEAPAQALSYPLEVDGNTVELAAVSMGNPHAVLRVADINSAPVHELGPKIEHHPRFPARVNVGFLQVIDRHRAQLRVWERGAGETQACGTGACAAAVAAISQGWMDSPLLIDLPGGRLSIEWAGPGQPVMMTGPAVRVYEGQVRL; this is encoded by the coding sequence ATGCTGCTGCGTTTTACCAAGATGCACGGCCTGGGCAATGACTTCATGGTCCTCGACCTGGTCAGCCAGCACGCGCATATCCTGCCCAAGCATGCCAAGCAATGGGGAGACCGGCACACCGGTATCGGTTTCGACCAGTTGCTGATCGTCGAGGCGCCCAACAACCCGGACGTGGATTTCCGTTATCGGATCTTCAACGCCGACGGTTCGGAAGTGGAGCAATGCGGCAACGGCGCGCGCTGCTTCGCCCGCTTCGTGCTGGACAAGCGCCTGACCGCCAAGCGGCAGATCCGCGTCGAGACCAAGAGCGGCATCATCGAACTGGATGTGCGCAGCGACGGCCAGATCGGCGTCAACATGGGCGCTCCGCGCCTGGTACCGGCGGACATTCCATTCGAAGCGCCGGCCCAGGCCCTGAGCTATCCGTTGGAAGTCGATGGCAACACGGTGGAACTGGCGGCAGTCTCCATGGGCAACCCCCATGCCGTGCTGCGAGTGGCCGATATCAACAGCGCCCCGGTGCATGAGCTGGGGCCGAAAATCGAACACCATCCGCGCTTCCCCGCGCGGGTGAATGTCGGTTTCCTGCAAGTCATCGACCGTCACCGCGCACAATTGCGCGTCTGGGAGCGCGGTGCCGGGGAAACCCAGGCCTGCGGTACCGGCGCCTGTGCCGCTGCCGTCGCTGCGATCAGCCAGGGGTGGATGGATTCGCCATTGTTGATCGACCTGCCCGGCGGGCGCCTGTCCATCGAATGGGCAGGCCCTGGCCAACCGGTGATGATGACCGGCCCGGCAGTGCGCGTATACGAAGGACAAGTTCGTCTTTGA
- the lysA gene encoding diaminopimelate decarboxylase produces MDAFNYRGGELFAEGVALSAIAERFGTPTYVYSRAHIEAQYRTFADALDGMPHLVCFAVKANSNLGVLNVLARLGAGFDIVSGGELERVLAAGGSADKIVFSGVGKTREDMRRALEVGVHCFNIESTDELERLQVVAAELGVRAPVSLRVNPDVDAGTHPYISTGLKENKFGIAIADAEDVYVRAAQLPNLEVLGVDCHIGSQLTTLEPFIDALDRLLALVDRLGDCGIYLRHIDLGGGVGVRYRDEEPPLVADYIKTVRERLEGRDLALMFEPGRYIVANAGVLLTQVEYLKHTEHKDFAIVDAAMNDLIRPALYQAWMDVTAVRPRATAARPYDIVGPICETGDFLAKGRELALEEGDLLAVHSAGAYGFVMSSNYNTRGRCAEVLVDGDQAFEVRRRETVAELFAGESLLPE; encoded by the coding sequence ATGGACGCTTTTAACTACCGTGGCGGGGAGCTGTTCGCGGAAGGAGTTGCCCTGTCCGCGATCGCCGAACGTTTCGGCACGCCGACCTATGTCTATTCCCGTGCCCACATCGAAGCCCAGTATCGGACGTTCGCCGATGCTCTCGACGGCATGCCGCACCTGGTATGTTTCGCCGTCAAGGCCAACTCCAACCTGGGCGTGCTCAATGTCCTGGCGCGCCTGGGTGCCGGTTTCGACATCGTCTCTGGTGGCGAGCTCGAGCGCGTACTGGCCGCGGGCGGCAGCGCCGACAAGATCGTGTTCTCCGGTGTCGGCAAGACCCGCGAAGACATGCGCCGCGCCCTGGAAGTCGGCGTGCACTGCTTCAACATCGAATCCACCGATGAGCTGGAGCGCCTGCAGGTTGTCGCCGCCGAGCTGGGCGTTCGCGCGCCGGTTTCCCTGCGCGTGAACCCGGACGTCGACGCTGGCACCCACCCGTACATTTCCACCGGCCTGAAGGAAAACAAGTTCGGCATCGCCATTGCCGACGCCGAGGACGTGTACGTACGCGCCGCCCAGCTGCCGAACCTGGAAGTGCTGGGCGTCGATTGCCACATCGGCTCGCAACTGACCACCCTCGAACCCTTCATCGATGCCCTCGACCGCCTGCTGGCGCTGGTCGATCGCCTCGGCGACTGCGGCATCTACCTGCGCCACATCGACCTGGGTGGCGGTGTCGGCGTGCGCTATCGCGATGAAGAGCCGCCGCTGGTGGCCGACTACATCAAGACGGTGCGCGAGCGCCTCGAAGGCCGTGACCTGGCGCTGATGTTCGAGCCCGGCCGCTATATCGTGGCCAATGCCGGCGTGCTGCTGACCCAGGTCGAATACCTCAAGCACACCGAGCACAAGGATTTCGCCATCGTCGATGCGGCGATGAACGACCTGATCCGCCCGGCGCTCTACCAGGCGTGGATGGACGTCACCGCCGTGCGCCCTCGCGCCACCGCGGCCCGCCCCTACGACATCGTCGGGCCGATCTGCGAAACCGGTGACTTCCTGGCCAAGGGTCGGGAGCTGGCGCTGGAAGAAGGCGACTTGCTGGCCGTGCATTCGGCCGGTGCCTACGGGTTTGTCATGAGTTCCAACTACAACACCCGCGGCCGTTGCGCCGAGGTGCTGGTGGACGGTGATCAGGCATTCGAAGTGCGTCGCCGCGAGACGGTAGCCGAGTTGTTTGCCGGCGAAAGCCTGCTGCCGGAGTAA
- the lptM gene encoding LPS translocon maturation chaperone LptM yields the protein MKRLISSLAALVAVACLVTACGQKGPLYLPDDSKSPEEQAKSSQSKTHSHDTHTTY from the coding sequence ATGAAGCGCCTGATCTCTTCCCTTGCTGCGCTCGTCGCGGTTGCCTGCCTCGTGACAGCCTGTGGTCAAAAAGGTCCGCTGTACCTGCCTGATGACAGCAAGTCCCCTGAAGAACAGGCCAAGTCGTCGCAATCCAAGACACACTCGCACGACACCCACACCACTTACTAA
- the cyaY gene encoding iron donor protein CyaY: MSLSEARFHDLVDATQQTLEDVFDDSGLDIDLEISAGVLTVKFENGSQLIFSRQEPLRQLWLAAVSGGFHFDYDEESERWMCDKSEEQLGEMLERIVKQQAGVELEFEGL; the protein is encoded by the coding sequence ATGAGTTTGAGTGAAGCCCGTTTCCACGATCTGGTCGATGCGACCCAGCAAACGCTGGAAGATGTGTTCGATGACAGTGGCCTGGACATTGACCTGGAAATCTCCGCCGGTGTACTCACCGTCAAGTTCGAAAACGGCAGCCAACTGATCTTCAGTCGCCAGGAGCCGTTGCGGCAGCTGTGGCTGGCGGCGGTCTCCGGTGGCTTTCATTTCGACTACGACGAGGAAAGCGAGCGCTGGATGTGCGACAAGAGCGAAGAGCAACTGGGCGAGATGCTCGAGCGCATCGTCAAGCAGCAGGCGGGCGTGGAACTCGAGTTCGAAGGCCTGTGA
- a CDS encoding DUF1289 domain-containing protein: MIQTAPPRPPKPLYSNVSPAVPSPCTSVCKLDEQKVCLGCFRHVEDIREWRSADDERRRVICAEAAKRKSLR, encoded by the coding sequence GTGATCCAGACCGCCCCGCCACGGCCCCCCAAGCCGCTCTACAGCAACGTCAGCCCCGCCGTGCCGTCGCCGTGCACCAGCGTGTGCAAGCTGGATGAACAGAAGGTCTGCCTCGGCTGTTTCCGCCATGTGGAGGATATCCGCGAATGGCGCTCGGCCGATGATGAGCGCCGGCGGGTCATCTGTGCCGAGGCGGCTAAGCGCAAATCTCTGAGGTAA
- the rnk gene encoding nucleoside diphosphate kinase regulator: MTAPSITLTRLDVQRLERLIDSLDETLPGVIALQTELDRAENVVGHEEVPADVVTMNSRVHCREESSGKDYHLTLVYPQDANADEGRISILAPVGSALLGLKVGQHIDWPAPGGKTLKLTLLDVEYQPEAGGDFHL; encoded by the coding sequence ATGACCGCACCTTCCATCACCCTTACCCGCCTGGACGTACAGCGTCTGGAACGCCTGATCGACAGTCTTGATGAAACGCTGCCAGGCGTGATTGCGTTGCAAACCGAACTGGATCGCGCCGAGAACGTGGTGGGCCACGAAGAAGTGCCTGCCGATGTCGTGACCATGAACTCGCGTGTGCACTGCCGCGAAGAAAGCAGCGGCAAGGACTATCACCTGACGTTGGTTTATCCACAGGACGCCAATGCCGACGAGGGCCGGATCTCGATCCTGGCGCCGGTGGGCAGTGCCTTGCTGGGCCTGAAGGTCGGCCAGCACATCGACTGGCCGGCCCCGGGCGGCAAGACGTTGAAGCTGACCTTGCTGGACGTCGAGTACCAGCCCGAAGCAGGCGGCGACTTCCACCTCTGA